Below is a genomic region from Terriglobales bacterium.
GCCGCCTGCATCCTGCTGCGCCCGGACGGCGGCGTCCTGCTGATGGCCATTGGAGGGCTACTGTTCGTCCGCTGGGCTCGCGGCCCCGAGCGCCGAGCGGCTTTTCTCGCGGGAGTCGTGATGGCCGCCGCATCGTTTGCCCCGCTGGTTCCCTGGACCATCCGCAACTGGCAGGTCTTCCACGTCTTCCAGCCGCTGGCGCCCCGGCACGCCACCGCCCCCGGCGAGTTCGTCCCTCTGGGCTATGAGCGCTGGTTGCGGACCTGGGTGGTGGACTACTCCTCCACCGAGGAGGTCTACTGGGCAGCCAAGCCGGTGGACATCGAGGTCTTGCCGCCGCGCGCCTTCGACTCTGACGACCAGCGCCGCCGCACTGAGGAGCTGCTGAGCGAGTACGAACCCGAGGACATCACGCCCGCAGTGGACGCAAAGTTCGCGCTACTGGCCGACGAGCGCATTCGCTCCGCCCCGCTGCGCTATTACCTTTTCCTCCCCGCCGCCCGGGTCGCCGACATGTGGCTGCGGCCGCGCATCGAGCTGCTCGGCCTGGACACGCACTGGTGGGATTTCGAAAACGATCCCGGCGACTCCGCCATCTCCATCGCCCTGGGCTTGCTGAACCTGGCGCTGGTGGCGGCCGCGGTGGTGGGAGCCATCCGCGGGCGGGCGCAGCAATTGGCCATGCTGGTGGGCTGGATCCTGCTGCGCTCGGCGCTGCTGGCCACCCTGCCCGCGCCCGAACCGCGCTACACCCTGGAGTGTTATCCCGTGCTCTTTCTTCTGGCGGCGGCCAACCTGAGGAGTGCAACGCAAACGCCGTGAGCTTCCGCCCCGAAGCTCAGCGCCGCGGCGAATCGCTCATGCGGAAGCGGGTGCGGAAGTGCTCGGAGAGGAAAGTGATGGCGCCGCGGTTCCGCCGCGGGTCGGACTGGCTCAGGTACTTGATGGCTGCGGCCAGCACGCGCTGGCCCTCCAGGAAGCGGTCGTCGGGCGTGCGCTTCTTCTTGCGCTTGGGGTGAGGCGTCACCGAGATGGTGAAGACTCGCGCCATCTGTCCGGCTCTCCCGGCAATGGAAAAGTGCCGGCCTCCGCAGTATAGCCGCGCCCTCGTCGCCTCCCAAGCTGAAAGAGAAG
It encodes:
- a CDS encoding glycosyltransferase family 39 protein — its product is MREFLRQNRRFVSAATLAAFALRLFLLFQFPYIAGDSFTYGDLAKNWIQHGIFGFGGPTGPVPTLIRLPGYPAFLALVWSVFGIEHYTAVMVVQIFLDVGTCFLVAALARELVSVRAARLAFLIAALCPFTANFAATPLAETPEIFFSALALLCAAKGLRSDAPHPLRWWAGCGAALAACILLRPDGGVLLMAIGGLLFVRWARGPERRAAFLAGVVMAAASFAPLVPWTIRNWQVFHVFQPLAPRHATAPGEFVPLGYERWLRTWVVDYSSTEEVYWAAKPVDIEVLPPRAFDSDDQRRRTEELLSEYEPEDITPAVDAKFALLADERIRSAPLRYYLFLPAARVADMWLRPRIELLGLDTHWWDFENDPGDSAISIALGLLNLALVAAAVVGAIRGRAQQLAMLVGWILLRSALLATLPAPEPRYTLECYPVLFLLAAANLRSATQTP